A section of the Pedobacter sp. HDW13 genome encodes:
- a CDS encoding arylsulfatase codes for MNKLISVFSCLAFLLFFSGTNPQFPAPVKAPNILLIMADDMGFADIGCYGSEVATPNLDRLAANGIRFRQFYNNARCCPTRASLLTGLYPHQAGIGHMSNDPEDSTSFNYNLPGYQGSLNNKCVTIAEVLKTKGYQTLMSGKWHVGYHGEQKWPMQRGFDKYYGLLAGATNYFNPSGGRGLMLMNEKIQPEGEHFYLTDAITDYAVKFLDENKKENKASFFMYLAYTSPHWPLNALAADVKKYRGQYKKGWKVLRQARYERMKALGVIDQNALLSAADGADWDKLSPAKQDEMDYRMALYAAQIDRMDQNIGRVIKQLKASGELDNTLIFFLSDNGACAEGGLLGGGLPQNLGTKLGYLLSYGQSWANVSNTPFKKFKHWVNEGGISTPLIIHWPKAIPQARLGKFTNQYGFLPDIMATIVDVSKAKYPANYKGNTIIPLQGKSLLPLIYGKEAPIHTEPIFWEHEGNAAVRLGNLKLVSEYRTGLPTQWELYDISKDRSELNNLAATMPQKVTELTTAYQNWARYAGVVPYTEIIKIREGNKNTPKAGI; via the coding sequence ATGAATAAGTTGATCTCCGTTTTTAGCTGCCTGGCCTTCTTGCTCTTTTTTAGTGGAACAAACCCACAGTTTCCTGCACCAGTAAAGGCACCGAATATTTTGCTAATTATGGCCGATGATATGGGCTTTGCAGATATTGGATGTTATGGCAGTGAGGTGGCTACACCCAATTTAGACCGGCTGGCGGCAAATGGTATCCGTTTCAGACAATTTTACAACAATGCCCGGTGTTGTCCTACGCGGGCATCTTTGCTTACGGGGCTGTACCCGCATCAGGCAGGCATCGGACACATGTCTAACGATCCGGAAGATAGTACCAGCTTCAATTATAACCTGCCGGGCTATCAGGGCAGTTTAAATAATAAATGCGTAACCATTGCAGAGGTGCTAAAAACAAAAGGTTATCAAACTTTAATGAGTGGTAAATGGCATGTTGGTTATCATGGTGAACAGAAATGGCCCATGCAAAGAGGATTTGATAAATATTATGGCTTATTAGCTGGCGCAACCAATTATTTTAATCCTTCTGGCGGGCGCGGATTAATGTTGATGAACGAAAAAATACAACCCGAAGGGGAGCATTTTTACCTTACCGATGCCATTACCGATTATGCAGTTAAATTTTTGGATGAAAATAAAAAAGAAAATAAAGCGTCTTTCTTTATGTACCTGGCTTACACCAGTCCGCACTGGCCTTTAAATGCTTTGGCTGCCGATGTTAAAAAATACCGTGGCCAATATAAAAAAGGCTGGAAGGTACTTCGCCAGGCCCGTTATGAAAGGATGAAAGCTTTGGGGGTAATTGATCAGAACGCGCTGCTTAGCGCGGCCGACGGTGCAGATTGGGATAAGCTTTCGCCAGCCAAACAAGATGAAATGGATTACCGTATGGCACTTTATGCTGCTCAAATCGATCGCATGGACCAAAACATTGGCCGTGTAATTAAACAGTTAAAAGCCTCGGGCGAACTGGATAATACGCTCATCTTTTTCCTGTCTGATAATGGGGCATGCGCAGAAGGAGGCTTGCTTGGTGGCGGTTTGCCCCAAAACCTGGGCACAAAATTGGGTTATTTGCTCAGTTATGGTCAATCGTGGGCTAATGTTTCAAATACACCCTTTAAAAAATTTAAGCACTGGGTTAACGAAGGTGGAATAAGCACGCCGCTGATTATACATTGGCCTAAGGCCATACCTCAGGCGCGTTTGGGAAAATTTACCAATCAGTACGGTTTTTTGCCTGATATTATGGCCACCATCGTTGACGTAAGCAAAGCAAAGTATCCTGCCAACTATAAAGGTAATACTATTATCCCCTTACAGGGAAAGAGTTTGTTGCCATTGATTTATGGAAAAGAAGCTCCCATTCATACAGAACCTATTTTTTGGGAACACGAAGGTAATGCAGCTGTTAGGCTGGGTAACCTAAAGCTGGTAAGTGAGTACCGCACGGGGCTGCCAACCCAATGGGAGTTGTACGATATCAGTAAAGATCGTTCTGAGTTGAACAATCTGGCAGCTACCATGCCTCAAAAAGTTACCGAATTAACCACGGCTTATCAAAACTGGGCCCGGTATGCCGGGGTTGTACCTTACACCGAAATCATTAAAATAAGGGAGGGAAATAAGAACACTCCGAAGGCTGGAATTTAG
- a CDS encoding TonB-dependent receptor, whose protein sequence is MKHTYLRLLALTLSILSALPLFAQTDKGAIRGKVVDSLGNSIPFANIQVKKQNVKTTSDKLGAFKLLAVPAGNQQIRVSITGYNQTEQSVLVKANDTTTVTITLKEQQSDLNDVIVSASRRPESLSQTPSSVTVLTAKELATQSTISPNLANILSYSVPGLGFSTNQTGNSGQTLRGRNVLVLIDGIPQSTPLRAGGRDIRSIDPSVVERVEVIKGATAIYGNGAEGGLINYITKNGDKGKAFGGYTQAGLTGNLKGDSTIGYRFSQQFYGKVAKFDYLVSGMYEKTGVYRDAEGLVISPEYGLGETKSYNGFVKLGYNFTAKQRLQLMYNYFSSRQHSLYTTKEGVFGQSPAIGVYGTRLGVDEGTRFNHNANLQYTSQQIFGKTDLTANVYYQDFYTIYSNSASFFGGGQSAITSTKKGARVNLNTPFSITANVPVTLNYGLDLMNDKTAQSLTDGRLWVPNMNMVNFAPYLQASTTLFNDLTIKGGLRAENINIDVDDFNTLATGANGAGSIAVQGGKLNYNAFVFNAGARYSKFKFFNPFISYAQSFSVFELGRVLRAAKSNTLSQLETKPIIVNNYEAGFSSTVGKLNFSAAYYYGTSKLGANLLEVNGTYISQRIPERVYGFELQADYQILRDLSIGGNYAQVEGKGDVDNDGNFNGDKDVYLNTTRIPPSKTTVYLKYSGVKNLTLDVNWMRVGNRDRFKTNAAGKYLIGEGPVKAFNLFNLAAAYQVTQPLRLSLGVENLLNKVYYPAISQFYGSNINYVRGNGRRFNLSAGYAF, encoded by the coding sequence ATGAAACACACATACCTCAGATTACTCGCGCTAACCCTCTCTATTTTATCAGCATTACCGCTTTTTGCACAAACCGATAAGGGTGCAATCAGAGGCAAAGTAGTAGATTCGTTGGGCAACAGTATTCCATTTGCCAATATTCAGGTTAAAAAACAGAACGTTAAAACTACTTCCGATAAGCTTGGGGCATTTAAATTACTGGCGGTACCTGCAGGGAATCAGCAAATCAGGGTTTCGATTACGGGTTATAACCAAACTGAACAAAGTGTATTGGTAAAAGCAAATGATACCACTACAGTTACTATTACTTTAAAGGAGCAACAATCAGATTTAAATGATGTGATTGTTTCGGCCAGCAGAAGACCTGAATCTTTATCACAAACGCCATCATCGGTAACCGTGCTTACCGCTAAAGAACTGGCTACACAATCAACCATTAGCCCTAATTTAGCCAATATACTTTCTTACAGTGTACCAGGATTAGGCTTTTCTACTAATCAAACAGGCAATTCGGGCCAAACTTTACGCGGTCGTAACGTGCTGGTTTTGATTGATGGAATTCCACAATCTACGCCACTAAGAGCAGGTGGAAGGGATATCCGCAGTATCGATCCTTCTGTTGTAGAACGTGTAGAAGTAATTAAAGGGGCAACAGCCATTTATGGTAATGGTGCCGAAGGTGGTTTAATCAATTACATTACTAAAAATGGTGATAAAGGAAAAGCTTTTGGTGGTTATACACAAGCCGGCTTAACCGGAAACCTGAAAGGCGACAGTACCATAGGTTACCGTTTTTCACAACAGTTTTATGGTAAGGTAGCTAAATTCGATTATCTGGTAAGCGGGATGTACGAAAAAACAGGTGTTTACCGCGATGCGGAAGGCTTGGTTATCTCGCCCGAATATGGTCTTGGTGAAACCAAATCTTACAATGGTTTTGTGAAATTGGGTTATAATTTCACCGCAAAGCAACGCCTGCAATTGATGTATAATTATTTCAGCTCGCGCCAGCATTCACTTTACACTACAAAAGAAGGTGTGTTTGGGCAATCTCCTGCCATTGGTGTTTACGGTACGCGTTTAGGCGTTGATGAAGGTACACGCTTTAACCACAATGCCAATTTACAATATACCAGTCAGCAGATTTTTGGTAAAACCGATTTAACAGCCAATGTATATTATCAGGATTTCTATACCATTTATTCTAACTCTGCTTCATTTTTCGGCGGAGGACAGTCGGCCATTACTTCTACTAAAAAGGGAGCAAGGGTAAATTTAAATACACCTTTCAGCATTACAGCAAATGTGCCGGTAACCTTAAACTATGGTTTAGATTTAATGAACGATAAAACGGCCCAGAGCTTAACCGACGGACGTTTATGGGTACCTAATATGAACATGGTTAACTTTGCCCCATACTTACAGGCATCAACCACACTCTTTAACGATTTAACCATCAAAGGAGGTTTAAGGGCCGAGAACATCAATATCGATGTTGATGATTTTAACACCCTGGCCACAGGTGCAAACGGAGCAGGCAGTATTGCTGTACAGGGCGGGAAGTTAAACTATAACGCATTTGTATTTAATGCAGGAGCAAGGTATTCTAAATTCAAATTTTTTAACCCTTTTATCAGCTATGCACAATCGTTTTCGGTTTTCGAACTGGGCAGGGTATTAAGAGCGGCTAAAAGCAATACTTTATCGCAGTTAGAAACAAAACCCATCATTGTAAATAATTATGAAGCTGGTTTTAGCAGTACTGTAGGTAAATTAAACTTCAGTGCAGCTTACTATTACGGCACTTCTAAACTTGGTGCCAACCTGTTAGAAGTAAACGGAACTTATATTTCGCAACGCATTCCGGAACGTGTTTACGGTTTCGAGCTACAGGCTGATTACCAGATACTACGCGATTTGAGCATTGGCGGTAACTATGCACAGGTAGAAGGAAAAGGCGATGTAGATAACGACGGTAATTTTAATGGTGATAAAGATGTGTATTTAAATACTACCCGCATCCCGCCTTCTAAAACAACGGTTTACTTAAAGTATTCGGGTGTTAAAAACCTGACTTTAGATGTAAACTGGATGCGTGTGGGAAACAGGGATCGCTTTAAAACCAATGCAGCAGGTAAATATTTAATCGGCGAGGGACCGGTAAAAGCGTTTAACTTATTTAATTTAGCAGCGGCTTATCAGGTTACCCAGCCATTAAGGTTATCGCTGGGTGTAGAAAATCTGTTAAACAAAGTATATTATCCCGCTATATCTCAGTTTTATGGCAGTAACATAAATTATGTGAGGGGAAATGGACGCCGTTTTAACCTATCGGCTGGTTATGCATTTTAA
- a CDS encoding SelT/SelW/SelH family protein — MDKPLIHITYCPKCGWMLRSAYMAQEILTTFVNEVKGVALLPSETSGVFTVYVGEKLIFDRKQMQRFPEIKELKQLIRDEVNPAMSLGHSDVK; from the coding sequence ATGGACAAACCACTCATACATATCACCTATTGCCCTAAATGTGGCTGGATGTTACGTTCAGCTTATATGGCACAAGAAATTTTAACCACTTTTGTCAATGAAGTAAAAGGAGTAGCGCTTTTACCTAGCGAAACATCTGGTGTTTTCACTGTATACGTTGGCGAAAAGCTAATTTTTGACAGGAAGCAGATGCAACGTTTCCCTGAAATTAAGGAGTTGAAACAACTTATCCGCGATGAGGTAAATCCTGCAATGAGTTTGGGGCATTCGGATGTTAAGTAG
- a CDS encoding SDR family oxidoreductase, translating to MSETNPTFALITGASKGIGKAMAIALAKRKINLLLVARSVTALDDLQLEIQAKYEIKVHSLAIDLTEPNAAPDLYHWVVNKQINISILINNAGYGLWGKFGELNLTEQLEMCQLNMNMVTSLCHYFLPMLQKQKQAYILNVCSTAAYQAVPTLAIYSATKAFVLSFTRALRFELKSGPVSVTCLSPGPVDTGFAERAGLDAFSKMAEKFNMKPDEVAEIALKGMFAKKSEIIPGFTNIISVYANRILPKAFIEKMAAGIYKT from the coding sequence ATGTCTGAAACAAATCCAACTTTTGCGCTCATTACCGGCGCAAGTAAAGGAATAGGAAAAGCAATGGCCATTGCCCTGGCAAAGAGAAAAATTAACCTCCTTCTTGTTGCCCGTTCTGTTACTGCACTTGATGATTTGCAACTGGAAATTCAAGCTAAATATGAGATAAAGGTGCATAGTTTAGCAATCGATTTAACCGAACCAAACGCTGCTCCTGACCTCTATCATTGGGTTGTAAATAAACAGATAAATATTTCGATACTCATTAACAATGCAGGCTACGGCCTGTGGGGTAAATTCGGAGAACTTAACCTGACCGAACAATTGGAAATGTGCCAGTTGAACATGAACATGGTTACTTCACTTTGCCATTATTTTCTTCCAATGCTGCAAAAACAAAAACAGGCTTATATCCTGAATGTTTGCAGCACTGCCGCATACCAGGCTGTGCCTACCCTTGCTATTTATTCGGCAACAAAAGCTTTTGTGTTATCGTTTACAAGGGCCTTAAGGTTCGAACTTAAATCTGGTCCAGTTTCGGTTACTTGTTTAAGCCCGGGACCTGTTGATACGGGCTTTGCCGAACGTGCCGGATTAGATGCCTTTAGCAAAATGGCCGAAAAATTTAACATGAAACCCGATGAAGTTGCAGAAATTGCGCTCAAAGGCATGTTTGCCAAAAAATCAGAAATCATTCCTGGCTTTACCAATATCATCAGCGTTTATGCCAACAGGATTTTGCCCAAAGCTTTTATTGAGAAAATGGCCGCCGGGATTTATAAAACCTAG
- a CDS encoding two-component regulator propeller domain-containing protein, with the protein MGVENGLSNNVVNSLYLDGFGFMWMGTYDGLNRYDGYHFKVFRNGWGDENSLVNNHITVLNGDQKNRVWVGTQKGISYYDYADSKFHQLFYQERGKRNEVGYSINAIAVSKATSVYVATDEKGLFLLKKDSPLAEQIPFGKSLNYTVKALYVDDKETLWLFIKDVGLCRYNAGRNTIRLVTPVLRSVTSITAGTNQTLWVGTERGLFQFNPISNSLTRFSQHLPNENIMGLVLDKQQKLWISTDGGGIAIYDTRSQKISYLAAGKEKDVLSSNSVAQVYEDHESRKWIATLRGGVNIIDQENEQFKTIKHDPLKSNSLINNFVLSFSEDENKNIWIGTDGGGLSVWNQKQNTFTNYAKTADPGSLTSNFVTSVLNDASHNTWVATFSGGIDRYDRAKGKFIHYNCYNTVKGVDEVNLWKLYQDKQQNLWAGTTKGGALYRYNKALDKFDLFDNRLKDIHTLFQDSKGRLWGGNYAELIKIDPVNKKHEYFKVNFAIRAIHEDVSHRLWVGTEGGGLLLFDPESKKIKRYIQSDGLPGNSVLNILEDKQGNLWCSTYNGLSKFDVKNNSFKNYYATDGLQSNQFNYNAALKLSNGNLLFGGIGGFNLFSPDSIKKNKRIPKIVLTDFRINNVPLDQDSNYRDVSVVNLERISIPFNSAVISVDYAAVEFSFQDQISYAYYLEGWDRDWNYVNKLSTAYYSRLNEGKYKLHIKSTDTEGAWSNNEKIVIITILPPWYRTWWAYTIYLIIGSSLFYLFQTYRNRQRRLKHEVEITNLKMEREKDLNEKKLNFFTNISHELRTPLTLIVNPIKDILYKKEAGQEKNDLNVVYRNSRRLLSLVDQLLLFRKTESENDILKIVRINLFKFTNEIFLCFNYLAKNNHINYIFECEEEEQDIYADKDKLEIVLFNLLSNALKFTPKGGYVKFSVKTDGTRVQIEVRDSGPGIPADVGEKLFDKFYKVMNNESLKMGFGIGLYLAKNFVELHKGKISFSANPGMGTTFLVDIPVGEPHLPQHSGTLQNELTYVNELIAQEEEIENNEAENVGNLELLISDLHSILIIDDNPEIIDYIKHIFQDSFKVYKAENGTDGLRLCKEYLPDIVISDVNMDGLNGIELCRAIKDDSALSHIPVILLTGDPSPEIKLKGIEVGAYDFISKPFDKELFTAKINGIIKNHTNLQSYFYNEITLKSDTHKVSQEDKGFLQKCITIIEENLMEDSFNVKTLASDLGMSHSNLYKKIKTTSGQSINGFIRFIRLRKAAELLINTNLNINEAAFRVGINDSKYFREQFQKLFKLTPSEFIKKHRKSFHKYYNINATT; encoded by the coding sequence TTGGGGGTAGAAAACGGATTGTCGAACAACGTAGTAAACTCCTTATATCTTGATGGTTTTGGTTTTATGTGGATGGGCACCTATGATGGCCTGAACCGTTATGATGGTTACCATTTTAAGGTATTCAGAAATGGCTGGGGCGATGAAAACTCGTTAGTTAATAATCACATTACCGTACTTAACGGCGACCAGAAAAACCGCGTTTGGGTAGGCACGCAAAAAGGTATTTCGTATTACGATTACGCCGATTCAAAATTTCATCAGCTATTTTATCAGGAGCGGGGCAAAAGAAATGAAGTAGGCTACTCTATTAATGCCATTGCGGTAAGTAAGGCCACCTCTGTTTATGTGGCTACTGATGAAAAAGGACTTTTTTTACTTAAAAAGGATAGCCCGCTGGCCGAACAAATCCCCTTTGGTAAGAGCTTGAACTATACCGTAAAAGCTTTATATGTTGATGATAAAGAAACCCTGTGGCTTTTTATTAAAGATGTTGGTTTATGCCGGTACAATGCCGGGAGAAATACCATCCGCTTAGTTACCCCTGTATTACGCTCAGTAACCAGCATTACCGCGGGCACTAACCAAACTTTGTGGGTTGGAACAGAACGAGGACTTTTTCAATTTAATCCTATCAGCAATAGTTTAACACGGTTTAGCCAGCATTTGCCCAACGAGAATATTATGGGATTGGTGTTAGATAAACAGCAGAAGCTCTGGATATCGACAGATGGGGGAGGAATAGCGATTTACGATACACGGAGCCAGAAAATAAGCTACCTGGCAGCCGGAAAAGAAAAAGATGTATTGAGCAGTAATTCGGTTGCACAGGTTTACGAAGACCACGAATCGAGAAAATGGATAGCTACACTGCGTGGCGGGGTGAATATTATCGACCAGGAAAACGAACAGTTTAAAACCATAAAACACGATCCCTTAAAAAGCAATTCGCTCATTAACAATTTTGTACTTTCTTTCAGTGAAGATGAAAATAAGAACATTTGGATTGGTACCGATGGGGGCGGTTTAAGCGTTTGGAACCAAAAACAGAATACCTTTACCAATTATGCTAAAACAGCCGATCCGGGATCGTTAACCAGTAATTTTGTAACCAGTGTTTTAAACGATGCCAGTCACAATACCTGGGTAGCCACTTTTAGCGGCGGAATTGATCGCTATGACCGAGCAAAAGGGAAATTTATTCATTACAACTGTTACAACACCGTTAAGGGTGTAGATGAGGTTAACCTTTGGAAATTGTACCAGGATAAACAGCAAAATCTGTGGGCTGGTACTACCAAGGGCGGGGCATTGTATCGTTACAATAAAGCGCTCGATAAATTTGACCTTTTCGATAACCGTCTTAAGGACATTCATACGCTTTTTCAGGATTCGAAGGGAAGGCTCTGGGGTGGCAACTATGCCGAGCTGATTAAGATCGATCCGGTAAATAAAAAACACGAGTACTTTAAGGTTAATTTCGCTATAAGGGCCATTCACGAAGATGTCAGTCACCGGTTATGGGTTGGTACCGAGGGAGGTGGATTACTGCTTTTCGATCCTGAGAGCAAAAAAATAAAGCGCTATATCCAAAGCGATGGTCTTCCCGGTAATTCGGTCTTAAATATCCTGGAAGATAAGCAAGGCAATTTATGGTGCAGCACCTACAATGGTTTATCCAAATTTGATGTTAAAAACAACAGCTTTAAAAACTATTATGCCACCGATGGGCTGCAAAGCAATCAATTTAATTATAATGCAGCCCTAAAATTATCTAATGGAAACCTTTTGTTTGGTGGTATTGGCGGTTTTAACCTGTTTTCGCCCGATAGCATTAAAAAGAACAAGCGGATTCCGAAAATTGTGCTTACCGATTTCAGAATCAATAATGTGCCGCTCGATCAGGATTCCAATTACAGGGATGTTTCGGTCGTTAATCTCGAACGTATTTCCATTCCTTTCAATTCTGCAGTAATTTCGGTTGATTATGCTGCCGTGGAGTTTTCTTTTCAGGATCAAATTTCGTACGCCTATTATCTGGAGGGCTGGGATAGAGACTGGAATTATGTAAATAAATTAAGTACGGCCTATTATTCGAGGTTAAACGAAGGCAAATACAAGTTGCACATTAAAAGTACCGATACCGAAGGCGCCTGGAGCAACAACGAAAAAATTGTAATCATTACCATTTTGCCGCCATGGTACCGTACCTGGTGGGCTTATACCATTTATTTAATTATTGGTTCGTCCTTATTTTATCTGTTCCAAACTTACCGTAACCGCCAAAGAAGGCTAAAACATGAGGTCGAAATTACCAATCTGAAAATGGAACGTGAAAAAGACCTGAACGAAAAGAAGCTTAACTTCTTTACCAATATTTCGCACGAGCTAAGAACACCTTTAACCTTGATTGTTAACCCAATTAAAGATATTCTGTACAAAAAAGAAGCCGGTCAGGAAAAGAACGACCTCAATGTAGTTTACCGTAATTCGAGGCGTTTGTTGAGTTTGGTAGACCAGTTATTGCTTTTCAGGAAAACAGAGAGTGAAAATGATATCCTTAAAATCGTCAGGATTAACCTGTTTAAGTTTACTAACGAAATTTTTCTTTGCTTTAATTACCTGGCCAAGAACAACCACATCAATTATATTTTTGAGTGCGAAGAAGAAGAGCAGGATATTTACGCAGATAAGGATAAACTCGAAATCGTTTTGTTTAACCTGCTTTCTAATGCGCTAAAATTTACACCTAAAGGCGGTTATGTGAAATTTAGCGTTAAAACTGACGGTACACGCGTGCAAATCGAGGTGCGCGATAGTGGTCCGGGTATTCCTGCTGATGTGGGCGAAAAGCTTTTTGATAAGTTTTATAAGGTAATGAACAACGAATCATTAAAAATGGGCTTTGGTATCGGACTTTATTTGGCTAAAAACTTTGTAGAGCTGCACAAAGGTAAAATCTCTTTCAGTGCAAATCCGGGCATGGGTACTACCTTCTTGGTCGATATTCCGGTAGGCGAACCACATTTGCCGCAACACAGTGGTACTTTACAAAATGAGCTTACCTACGTTAACGAACTGATTGCACAGGAGGAAGAAATAGAAAATAACGAAGCCGAAAATGTGGGTAACCTCGAATTATTGATTTCCGACCTACATTCTATCCTCATAATAGACGATAACCCTGAGATTATAGATTATATCAAACATATTTTTCAGGATAGCTTTAAAGTGTATAAGGCCGAAAATGGCACCGATGGATTGCGTTTATGTAAAGAATACCTGCCTGATATTGTGATTTCGGACGTAAACATGGATGGACTTAATGGTATTGAGCTTTGCAGGGCCATAAAAGATGATTCGGCATTGAGCCACATCCCGGTAATCTTGTTAACTGGCGATCCAAGCCCTGAAATTAAGCTAAAGGGTATAGAAGTTGGAGCTTACGATTTTATCAGTAAACCTTTCGATAAGGAGCTGTTTACGGCAAAAATTAACGGTATTATTAAGAACCACACCAATTTGCAATCCTATTTTTATAATGAGATCACCCTGAAATCTGATACCCACAAAGTATCGCAGGAGGATAAAGGCTTTTTACAGAAATGCATTACCATTATAGAAGAAAATTTAATGGAAGATAGTTTCAATGTAAAAACGCTGGCTTCTGATTTGGGGATGAGCCATTCTAACCTCTACAAAAAGATTAAAACTACTTCGGGGCAAAGTATTAACGGTTTTATCCGCTTTATCCGTTTACGCAAGGCAGCCGAGTTGCTTATTAATACCAATTTGAATATAAACGAAGCCGCATTCAGAGTGGGTATAAACGATAGCAAATACTTTAGAGAACAGTTTCAAAAGCTCTTTAAATTAACCCCTTCGGAGTTTATTAAAAAGCACCGCAAAAGTTTTCACAAATATTATAATATCAATGCTACCACATAA
- a CDS encoding PepSY domain-containing protein — MRKKNFKNTIRNIHLWLGLATGLVVFIISITGSIYVFEEEIREFTQKDFRYVGLQQKPFVGLDRVITAFEKLSPKDPIRLIRMEEAFPNATVEITTKKGAAYYFNPYNAALVKKGKEDWLAVVEHIHTSLLLGKTGEFIMQWSVVIFVIMLISGLVLWFPGQMRLLKQSLTIKRKASFKRLNYDLHNVLGFYASIVLLVTALSGLYFAFKGVKNAASFFTGSKLSQGKAVVGPKIIPVAPLAIRYNKIYTEAKSQYPGVVSSSLSVRGKGELRLRMIYPYRWARNQNTFFYDEATGAMLRSKLYADFNGADLIEATNYDLHTGRLFGLPHKIVSFLASLIAASLPVTGFIIWWKKRKKKPKQVMRAA, encoded by the coding sequence ATGAGAAAAAAGAATTTTAAAAATACCATCAGGAACATTCACTTATGGCTTGGCCTGGCAACTGGCCTGGTGGTATTTATAATTAGTATTACCGGATCGATTTATGTATTTGAGGAAGAGATAAGAGAATTTACACAAAAAGATTTCCGCTATGTAGGGCTTCAACAGAAGCCATTTGTGGGTTTAGACCGGGTAATTACTGCTTTTGAAAAGCTCTCTCCCAAAGATCCCATTAGGCTCATCCGTATGGAAGAGGCTTTCCCGAATGCGACCGTTGAAATTACAACTAAAAAAGGAGCCGCTTATTACTTTAATCCTTACAATGCTGCGTTGGTAAAGAAAGGAAAAGAAGATTGGTTGGCTGTGGTAGAGCATATTCATACTTCACTTTTACTGGGTAAAACAGGCGAATTTATCATGCAATGGTCGGTAGTGATCTTTGTAATTATGCTCATTAGCGGTCTTGTACTTTGGTTTCCGGGGCAAATGCGTTTATTAAAGCAATCGCTTACCATTAAACGGAAAGCTTCTTTTAAGCGGTTAAATTACGATTTACATAATGTTTTGGGTTTTTATGCATCAATTGTTCTGCTGGTAACGGCGTTAAGCGGTTTGTACTTTGCTTTTAAAGGTGTTAAAAATGCTGCCAGTTTCTTTACAGGAAGCAAACTAAGCCAGGGCAAAGCGGTGGTGGGACCAAAGATTATTCCTGTCGCTCCATTAGCTATCCGTTACAATAAAATTTATACTGAAGCGAAATCGCAATACCCTGGAGTTGTATCGAGTAGTTTATCGGTACGTGGTAAAGGCGAACTGCGCCTGCGGATGATTTACCCTTATCGCTGGGCACGCAATCAGAATACCTTTTTCTATGATGAGGCTACGGGGGCGATGCTCAGGTCGAAACTTTATGCCGATTTTAATGGTGCCGATTTGATTGAAGCCACCAATTACGACTTGCATACAGGAAGACTGTTTGGTTTACCGCATAAAATTGTATCGTTTTTGGCCAGTTTAATTGCAGCAAGTTTACCGGTTACGGGTTTTATTATCTGGTGGAAGAAAAGGAAGAAAAAACCTAAACAAGTAATGCGTGCTGCTTAG